Within the Microbacterium sp. 1S1 genome, the region TCCTGCGCGAGGCCGCACGCGAGGGGCTTCCCGTTGACGACTGCGCGGCCCTGCACGAGCTGCCGGAGCAGAGCTTCAGCGCGGCCTGGCTCATCCGGTACCGCCTCGCTCGCCTGGCGATCGCCGATGCACTCCAGCCCGCGGCGCCGCTCGCCGCCTAGGGAATGCGGGAGCGGCCGGCCAGGTTGCACCCGGAGATGAACGACGTCGCACTCTCCGCCCTCGACCTCGTGCCGGTCCGCTCCGGCCAGACCAGCGCCGAGGCCATCTCCGCCTCCCTCGCCCTCGCCGAGACCGCCGACCGACTCGGCTACCGGCGCTTCTGGTTCGCCGAGCACCACAACATGCCGGCGGTCGCGTCGACCACTCCTCCGGTCCTCATCGCGGCGGCCGCCACCCGCACCTCCCGGATCCGGCTGGGTTCGGGCGGCGTCATGCTGCCCAACCACGCCCCCCTGATCGTGGCCGAGCAGTTCGCCGCGCTCGAAGCCATCGCGCCGGGGCGCATCGACCTTGGCCTCGGCCGGGCCGCGGGCAGCGACCCCGTCATCACCCAGCTTCTCCGCGGATCCGGGACGACGAGCGACGTCGAGCAGTTCCCACGCCATGTGCAGGACATCGCCGCCCTCTTCACCGCGGACGGCGCCACCGTGCGTTTCACCTCCGGCGGCGAGTACACCGTGCGCGCCACGCCGGCCGCGACCGGGGTTCCCGACGTCTGGCTGCTCGGGTCGAGCGACTACTCCGCGCAGCTCGCCGCCTCCCTCGGCCTCCCGTACGTGTTCGCGAACCACTTCTCCGGGCAGGGCCTCGAACGGGCCCTCGACCTCTACCGCACAAACTACCGTCCGAGCGAGGAGCACCCGGAGCCGCGCACCTTCCTCACGGTCAACGCCGTCGCCGCGCCGACCGTGGAGGAAGCCGAGGCCCGAGCGCTCCCGCAGCTGCGGATGATGGCTCGGCTCCGGCTCAACCAGCCCCTCGTGGCCCTCGAGACGGTCGAGCAGGCTCTCGCCGCAGCGCACGATGCCGCGACCGATCAGGTGGTCGAGGCTGCGCGGTCCCGGTGGTTCGTCGGTACCGGTGACTCTGTGGCCGCCGAGGTGCGCGGGTTCGCCGAGCGGTACGGCGTCGACGAGGTCATGCTCTCCCCCGTCGCCGGGGCGTACGACGCGGAGCCCCGTGACGCAGCCGCCGGCCGTGCCCGGACGCTGGAGCTCGTCGCGGGATCCTGAGCCGTCGCGGGACCCTGAGCCGTCGCGGGATCCTGAGCCGTCGCGGATCCCGAGCCGTCGCGGGATCGATATCGCCCCCCGACCTGCCTCGCGCGGCGCATTTCTGATCCCGCTCCCGGTTCCCTCCTCGGTGCGGGATCGATAACGGTCGCCGGCCGGGTCCATGAGGCCCCTTTTCGATCTCGCGAGCCTCCCGCCCCCTCCCTCACAAACGCCCGCGGATTCGGGTTGTCCCCAGACGCCGGGCGGCAATGATGGTCTCGCCCGGGGTCGGGGCACACCGCGACCAGCATGGACGGATGCGACACCGGATTCCGCTCCCGCCCGACCTCGGCCCTCACTTCGCGGTCCGCGACGCCGCAGCCATCGGGGTGGGCCGGAAGAGATACTCCAGCCGAGACCTCGTGCGGCCGTTCGCGGGAGTGCGGTCGACGGCGGAACCCGTCACCTTCGACGACCGGGTGGCCTCCTACCGACCGCGGCTCCGGCAGGGTCAGTCCTTCGCCGGACGCACCGCCCTGAGACTGTGGGGGCTCCCCATGCCCTTTCGCTGGGCGCCGGGCGAGCCCCTGGATGTGGCCGTGCCTACCGGGACGTCTCCTCCCCGGACCGTCGGCGTCCGAGGGCGCCGGATCGCCCCCGGGCGGGCCGACACCTGGCACGTCCTCGGAGTACCGACGGTCGATCCGGTCAGCGCGCTGTTCCTGTGCGCGCGTGAGTTCGTGCCGGTGGCGACGGTCGCCACGCTCGATGCCCTGCTCACCGCGTCCGACGTCTACCCGGGCCTGCGGACCGGGCGGCCCGTCGCGACCGTCGAGAGCATCGAGCGACACCTGGCGCGCTGGGGGCGCTTCCCTGGATGCGGTCGAATACGCGATGCTCTGCCGCTAGCACGGCCGGGTGTCGAATCCCCGAAGGAGACGGAAACCCGTCTGCTCCTCACGACCTTCGGCCTTCCGGAGCCTTCCATCCAGCATGTCGTCTCCGTCGACGGGCGCTTCCTCGCCCGCGTCGACCTCGCCTACCCGGAACACCGCATCGCGATCGAGTACGAAGGCGACGGACATCGAACGGACCGTGACCAGTGGCGGACCGACATCCGGCGCCAGCGCGACCTCGAGGACCACGGTTGGCTCGTGATCCGGGTCACCGAGCTCGATCTGCGCGACGGTGGCGGGGCCCTCGCCGCACGCGTGCGCCGAGCGATCGCCCTCCACCCGGTCCGCGCGCACGGCTGAGCGCGGCGCCTCTCCTCGAGCAGCGGAGAGCGCCCCTTCTTCGAAGGGCTGGCTTCCGGTCGTACCGAGGCGTAGCCTCAGCGGCAGAGAGAGGGGTTCGACGATGAGCACCAAGACACTCGCACTCTGGGTGGCCTACGGCATGAACGGCGTGGTGGGCAGCATCCGTCACGACGAGAACGGCTATGTGGTGACCATGGCGGGGGCGGACGCGGCGGCCGGGACCTATCCCAGCCTCGCCTCCGCGAAGGGCGCGCTACACGCGCGCATGCTGCCGGGCAGCGCCTGGCCGCGGTTCCAGGAGCACTGACCGCGCGACCTCACGGGATCGCACCGAGTCACCCCAGGTGGTCCGGGTGGGCATCCGATCCCGCGACCCGGTGGGGCTCGGTGCCGGATGGAAGACGGGCGTTGATCGCGGCGAGGACGTGCGTTATCGATCCCGCGCGTGCGGGCGCGGCACGGCACACGGGTGGGGTCAGGACTCGGGCTCGCCCGAGAGGATGCCGCGGAGCCAATCGCGGGCCTCGATGAAGACGTCGTCGGAGTAACGGTCGGGATACTGCACGATCTGCCGGTCGGCACGGGGGTACGAGCCGAGGAACACCACGCGCGGGCTGAAGCGGCGGATTCCGAGCAGGGCGTCGGCCATCCGCTCGTGCTCGATATGCCCGTCTGCGTCGATGACGAACCGGTATCGGCCGAGCTCGTCGCCGATGGGCCTCGACTCGATGAGCGAGAGGTTGATCCCCCGCGTCGAGAACTGCTCCAGCATCTCCAGGAGCGAACCCGGGTGGTCATGCGGGAGCTCGACGATCAGCGAGGTCTTGTCGGCTCCGGTCGGCGCGGGCGAGCGCGTGGTGCGGGTGACCAGCACGAACCGCGTGACGGCGGCCGCGTTGTCCCCGATGCCCTCCGCCAGCACGTCGACGTCGTAGTGCTGGACGATCCCCGGCGCGGCGATCGCGGCCTGCGCGGGCGAGGTGCCGTCGAGGACGCCGATCGCCGACGCGACGTTGCTGGCCGCCGGAACGTGCGAATGCGTCGGGAGGTGTTCGCCGAGCCAGCCGTGGCACTGTGCGTACGCGACGGGGTGCGCGGCGATGACTTCCACCTGGTCGAGGGTGGTCCCCCGCGGTGCCACGAGGACGAAGTTCACCTTCACCAGGTACTCGCCGATGATGCGGAGCCCTGGCAGGGTCGCCAGCGCGTCTTGGGTGGTGGAGACGCCGCCCTCGATGGAGTTCTCGATCGCGATCATGGCCGCATCGCTGCGTCCCTCGAGCACGTCCGCGAGCGCTTCGCCCACGTTGTGCACGGGCCGCCATTCCTGGCCCCTGGCCTCCGCCACCTGGTCGAGCGCCGCCTCCGTGAAGGTTCCGGCTGGTCCGAGATAGCTGTAGGTGCGGCGAGCGGTCACGGCGTTCAGCCTATCCCTCGGTGACTCATCGCATTCCCGCATGTCAAGGCGGATGCGCGTATCGATCACACCGGGCAGACTGAGACCATGAGCAGCCGTGCCGGCCTCCCCGCGGAGGAAAGTGACCTGATCGACGTCGACGAGCTGATCGCCGCCTACTACGACCGCGTACCGAACCCGGACGTCGTCGCCGAGCGGGTGGCCTTCGGTACCAGCGGACACCGAGGCTCCTCGCTCACCAACAGCTTCAACGAACACCACATCCTCGCGACCACCCAGGCCATCGTCGACTACCGCGCAGCGCAGGGCATCACGGGCCCGCTCTTCCTCGGTCGCGACACGCACGCCCTGTCCCTCCCGGCCGAGCGCAGCGCCATCGAGGTCCTGCTTGCGAACGGGGTGGACGTTCGTGTCGACGCCAGAGACTCGTGGGTGCCGACGCCGGCACTGAGTCACGCGATCCTCACCTACAACCGCGGGCGCGCCGCCGATGACCCGGGCCGGGCCGACGGCATCGTCGTCACCCCGTCGCACAACCCGCCCCGCGACGGCGGCTTCAAGTACAACCCGCCGCACGGGGGGCCGGCCGACACCGATGCGACGGGCTGGATCGCCGAGCGCGCCAACCAGCTCATCGCCGGCGGCCTTGCCGAGGTTCGTCGTGAGCGCTTCGCCGACGTGGACTGGGACGCGATCACCGGCTACGACTTCCGTGACGCGTACGTCCGCGACCTCCCCTCGATCATCGACTTCGAGGCGATCCGTCGCGCTGGCGTGCGAATCGGCGCCGATCCCCTGGGCGGTGCGTCGGTGGAGTACTGGTCGCTGATCGCGGAGGTGCACGATCTGGACCTCACTGTCGTGAACCCGGAGGTCGACCCCACCTGGCGCTTCATGACGCTCGACTGGGACGAGAAGATCCGGATGGATCCGTCCTCCCCCTCGGCCATGGCCGCGCTGGTGGCGAAGAAGGGCGACTACGACATCCTCACCGGGAACGACGCCGACGCGGACCGCCACGGTATCGTCACCCCGGACGCCGGGCTGATGAATCCGAACCACTACCTGGCCGTCGCGATCGACTACCTCTTCTCGCACCGCGAGCACTGGCCGCGCGATGCCGCGGTGGGCAAGACGCTCGTGTCGTCCATGATCATCGACCGGGTCGCTGACTCGCTGGGCCGGCGCCTGCTGGAGGTCCCGGTGGGCTTCAAGTGGTTCGTGCCCGGACTGCTCGACGGCTCTGTCGCATTCGGCGGCGAGGAGTCAGCGGGCGCTTCCTTCCTCCGTCACGACGGTTCCGTGTGGTCGACCGACAAGGACGGCATCCTCCTCTGTCTGCTCGCGGCGGAGATTCTCGCCGTGACGGGGAAGACTCCGTCGGAGCGCTACGCGGAGCTGGAGGACGCCTTCGGGTCGTCCGCGTATCAGCGCGTCGATGCGCCGGCGACACCCGAGCAGAAGGCCACGCTCGGCAAGCTCGCCCCGGAATCGGTGACGGCGACGACACTCGCCGGCGAGGACATCACGGCGAAGCTCTCACATGCTCCGGGCAACGGCGCGGCGATCGGCGGACTCAAGGTGCAGACGCCGCACGCGTGGTTCGCCGCACGACCGTCCGGCACCGAAGACGTCTACAAGCTCTACGCCGAGAGCCTGCGCGGCCCGGAGCACCTCGCCGAAGTGCAGGCCGAGGCCCGCGCGGTGGTCTCCGCTGCCCTCGGCGACTGACACCCCCTCCCCGCTTCGCGGGATCGAAACCGCTCCCCTCGGCAGCCGTCGGGGGGAGTTTTCGATCCCGCCCCCGCACCGCCCGAGCCCGGACGGGGTTGCGGGTTCAAGAACGTTCCTCTCCCGCGCCTCAGGGGTCCGTTTTTGATCCCGCAAGCGGGGACGGGCGGGAGGACGGGCGGGGGACGGGGGGCGGGGGCGGGGACGGGGGTCAGTCGGCGTCGGTGGAGGAGCCGAGGAGCTCGCGGACACGGCTGGAGACGCGGTGGAACTCCTCCGTCTCCAGCACCTCGGCATAGCCGCGGCGGGCCGGGAGGTCGACGCGGTGCTCCTCCAGGATCCGTCCGGGGCGCGGTCCCATCACGATCACGCGGCTGGCGAGATAGACCGCCTCGGCGACCGAGTGCGTCACGAGGAGCACGGTCGTGCCGGTGGCGCTCCAGATCCGGTTCAGCTCGACGTTCATGCGCTCGCGCGTGAGGGCGTCGAGCGCGCCGAACGGCTCGTCCATGAGCAGCACCCGCGGCTCGTGCAGCAGCGCCCGGCACAGCGATACCCGCTGCTGCATCCCGCCGGAGAGCTCATGCGGCAGCGACTTCTCGAAGCCCGTGAGACCGGTCATCTCTATGAGCTCGTCGGCGCGGGCCTGAGCCTTGCGCATGTCCATGCCGCGCATCTCGGCCTGAAGGAGGATGTTGCCGCGGACGCTCCGCCACTCCAGAAGCGCCGCTCGCTGGAACACGTAGCCGATGTCCTGCCGCGGACCGCGCACCTCGTCGCCGCGAAGACGGATGCTCCCGCGGCTCGGAGCGGTGAGCCCGGCCACGGCCTTCAGAAGGGTCGACTTGCCGCAGCCGGAGGGGCCGGCGATGGACAGGAACTCTCCCTCTTCGACGCGCAGGTCGACGCCCTCGAGGGCCGTGACCTGGCGTCGCTTGGAGGCGAAGGTGATCGCGAGATCCGTGACCTCGAGCGCCGGGGCGGTGCTCGTGACCGCAATGTCGCGCTCCTGCTGAACGTGAGTGTCCATGACGATCGGTCTCACTTCCCGGGCGTGAACGAGTCGTCGAAGTAGGTGTCCACGTCACCGTCGCCCGAGATGAGCCCGGCCTCGGACAGCACCTCCAGCGTGGACTCCCAGTCCTCGGCGGCGTTGGCGCCGGGCGCCTGTCCTTCGGTGGCGTCGGTGTGGAGCAGTTCGATGGTCTCCTCCCACTGGTGGAGCAGCACCTCCTGCGACGGCATCTGCGGGTCCTTGCCCTCCATCGCGGCCACGGCGGCCTCGGGGTCCTCCTGCGCCGCCTCGAAGGCCTCGGAGGTCGCGGCGACCAGTGCCTCGACCAGCTCCGGGTCGCCCTCGATGGTGTCCGTCGGGGCGATGAGGCCGTTGCTGAAGAAGTTCAGGCCGGCGTCGGAGTAGCGCAGGTACTCGACGTCCTTGCCGCTCTTGTCGGCGATCGTCGGCCCCTGGTCATGCGCGAAGCCGATCAGCCCGTCGACCTTGCCCGAGAGCATCGCGGCGATCTTCCCGGCCGCGTCGAGGTTCTGCTGCGTCACGTCGCCCTCCTCCAGGCCCACGGCCT harbors:
- a CDS encoding DUF2795 domain-containing protein codes for the protein MALSSSLDRFLAGMEYPATRDDLLREAAREGLPVDDCAALHELPEQSFSAAWLIRYRLARLAIADALQPAAPLAA
- a CDS encoding LLM class flavin-dependent oxidoreductase, coding for MNDVALSALDLVPVRSGQTSAEAISASLALAETADRLGYRRFWFAEHHNMPAVASTTPPVLIAAAATRTSRIRLGSGGVMLPNHAPLIVAEQFAALEAIAPGRIDLGLGRAAGSDPVITQLLRGSGTTSDVEQFPRHVQDIAALFTADGATVRFTSGGEYTVRATPAATGVPDVWLLGSSDYSAQLAASLGLPYVFANHFSGQGLERALDLYRTNYRPSEEHPEPRTFLTVNAVAAPTVEEAEARALPQLRMMARLRLNQPLVALETVEQALAAAHDAATDQVVEAARSRWFVGTGDSVAAEVRGFAERYGVDEVMLSPVAGAYDAEPRDAAAGRARTLELVAGS
- a CDS encoding endonuclease domain-containing protein, with translation MRHRIPLPPDLGPHFAVRDAAAIGVGRKRYSSRDLVRPFAGVRSTAEPVTFDDRVASYRPRLRQGQSFAGRTALRLWGLPMPFRWAPGEPLDVAVPTGTSPPRTVGVRGRRIAPGRADTWHVLGVPTVDPVSALFLCAREFVPVATVATLDALLTASDVYPGLRTGRPVATVESIERHLARWGRFPGCGRIRDALPLARPGVESPKETETRLLLTTFGLPEPSIQHVVSVDGRFLARVDLAYPEHRIAIEYEGDGHRTDRDQWRTDIRRQRDLEDHGWLVIRVTELDLRDGGGALAARVRRAIALHPVRAHG
- a CDS encoding methyltransferase; amino-acid sequence: MSTKTLALWVAYGMNGVVGSIRHDENGYVVTMAGADAAAGTYPSLASAKGALHARMLPGSAWPRFQEH
- the pheA gene encoding prephenate dehydratase yields the protein MRECDESPRDRLNAVTARRTYSYLGPAGTFTEAALDQVAEARGQEWRPVHNVGEALADVLEGRSDAAMIAIENSIEGGVSTTQDALATLPGLRIIGEYLVKVNFVLVAPRGTTLDQVEVIAAHPVAYAQCHGWLGEHLPTHSHVPAASNVASAIGVLDGTSPAQAAIAAPGIVQHYDVDVLAEGIGDNAAAVTRFVLVTRTTRSPAPTGADKTSLIVELPHDHPGSLLEMLEQFSTRGINLSLIESRPIGDELGRYRFVIDADGHIEHERMADALLGIRRFSPRVVFLGSYPRADRQIVQYPDRYSDDVFIEARDWLRGILSGEPES
- the pgm gene encoding phosphoglucomutase (alpha-D-glucose-1,6-bisphosphate-dependent), whose amino-acid sequence is MSSRAGLPAEESDLIDVDELIAAYYDRVPNPDVVAERVAFGTSGHRGSSLTNSFNEHHILATTQAIVDYRAAQGITGPLFLGRDTHALSLPAERSAIEVLLANGVDVRVDARDSWVPTPALSHAILTYNRGRAADDPGRADGIVVTPSHNPPRDGGFKYNPPHGGPADTDATGWIAERANQLIAGGLAEVRRERFADVDWDAITGYDFRDAYVRDLPSIIDFEAIRRAGVRIGADPLGGASVEYWSLIAEVHDLDLTVVNPEVDPTWRFMTLDWDEKIRMDPSSPSAMAALVAKKGDYDILTGNDADADRHGIVTPDAGLMNPNHYLAVAIDYLFSHREHWPRDAAVGKTLVSSMIIDRVADSLGRRLLEVPVGFKWFVPGLLDGSVAFGGEESAGASFLRHDGSVWSTDKDGILLCLLAAEILAVTGKTPSERYAELEDAFGSSAYQRVDAPATPEQKATLGKLAPESVTATTLAGEDITAKLSHAPGNGAAIGGLKVQTPHAWFAARPSGTEDVYKLYAESLRGPEHLAEVQAEARAVVSAALGD
- a CDS encoding ABC transporter ATP-binding protein, with translation MDTHVQQERDIAVTSTAPALEVTDLAITFASKRRQVTALEGVDLRVEEGEFLSIAGPSGCGKSTLLKAVAGLTAPSRGSIRLRGDEVRGPRQDIGYVFQRAALLEWRSVRGNILLQAEMRGMDMRKAQARADELIEMTGLTGFEKSLPHELSGGMQQRVSLCRALLHEPRVLLMDEPFGALDALTRERMNVELNRIWSATGTTVLLVTHSVAEAVYLASRVIVMGPRPGRILEEHRVDLPARRGYAEVLETEEFHRVSSRVRELLGSSTDAD
- a CDS encoding ABC transporter substrate-binding protein, with amino-acid sequence MKKSGTILSSIALASVAALALSGCGGSTAPASSGGDAKGGELTPVTLMLNWYPYGEHAAFYYGVDQGIFEEHGIDLTIKAGQGSTKTAQAVGQGQVDFGWADTPAVLANIDKGVGIKSVGVFLQTTPSAVQVFADSGISSPEDLKGKTIAVSAGDAPTTTFPMYLEAVGLEEGDVTQQNLDAAGKIAAMLSGKVDGLIGFAHDQGPTIADKSGKDVEYLRYSDAGLNFFSNGLIAPTDTIEGDPELVEALVAATSEAFEAAQEDPEAAVAAMEGKDPQMPSQEVLLHQWEETIELLHTDATEGQAPGANAAEDWESTLEVLSEAGLISGDGDVDTYFDDSFTPGK